A stretch of Phoenix dactylifera cultivar Barhee BC4 unplaced genomic scaffold, palm_55x_up_171113_PBpolish2nd_filt_p 001592F, whole genome shotgun sequence DNA encodes these proteins:
- the LOC120103715 gene encoding acyl-coenzyme A thioesterase 13-like isoform X1 → MEKAREALSVGAGESERVASLDVRPHRAGDAASFYEGFALRGIRVDLIQRGSLSCTFKVPPRLTDVNGNLSAGAIANLVDEVGGAVMHADGHRMKVSVDMSISYMSTAKVDNLIGEQDELEITSSVLGHKGAYTGTYVLLRNKTTGEIVAEGRHSLFGNLKSKI, encoded by the exons ATGGAGAAAGCGAGGGAGGCCCTGTCCGTAGGAGCAGGAGAATCGGAGCGGGTGGCGAGCCTGGACGTCCGGCCGCATCGCGCCGGAGACGCTGCCAGCTTCTACGAAGGCTTCGCTCTCCGGGGAATCCGGGTCGACCTCATCCAGCGGGGATCCCTCTCGTGCACCTTCAAAGTCCCTCCTCGACTCACC GACGTGAATGGAAACTTGTCGGCAGGCGCCATAGCAAACCTGGTGGATGAGGTGGGAGGCGCTGTAATGCATGCTGATGGTCACCGCATGAAGGTCTCAGTCGACATGTCCATTTCGTACATGTCAACTGCCAAGGTTGAT AATTTGATTGGTGAACAGGATGAATTGGAGATCACCTCAAGTGTTTTGGGGCACAAAGGAGCCTATACTGGAACATATGTATTGTTGAGAAACAAAACAACAGGAGAGATTGTTGCTGAAGGTCGACACTCATTGTTTGGTAATCTTAAAAGCAAGATATAA
- the LOC120103715 gene encoding acyl-coenzyme A thioesterase 13-like isoform X2, protein MEKAREALSVGAGESERVASLDVRPHRAGDAASFYEGFALRGIRVDLIQRGSLSCTFKVPPRLTDVNGNLSAGAIANLVDEVGGAVMHADGHRMKVSVDMSISYMSTAKVDDELEITSSVLGHKGAYTGTYVLLRNKTTGEIVAEGRHSLFGNLKSKI, encoded by the exons ATGGAGAAAGCGAGGGAGGCCCTGTCCGTAGGAGCAGGAGAATCGGAGCGGGTGGCGAGCCTGGACGTCCGGCCGCATCGCGCCGGAGACGCTGCCAGCTTCTACGAAGGCTTCGCTCTCCGGGGAATCCGGGTCGACCTCATCCAGCGGGGATCCCTCTCGTGCACCTTCAAAGTCCCTCCTCGACTCACC GACGTGAATGGAAACTTGTCGGCAGGCGCCATAGCAAACCTGGTGGATGAGGTGGGAGGCGCTGTAATGCATGCTGATGGTCACCGCATGAAGGTCTCAGTCGACATGTCCATTTCGTACATGTCAACTGCCAAGGTTGAT GATGAATTGGAGATCACCTCAAGTGTTTTGGGGCACAAAGGAGCCTATACTGGAACATATGTATTGTTGAGAAACAAAACAACAGGAGAGATTGTTGCTGAAGGTCGACACTCATTGTTTGGTAATCTTAAAAGCAAGATATAA